The Candidatus Thermoplasmatota archaeon genome has a window encoding:
- a CDS encoding glycosyltransferase codes for MRVTVLVTLLNDPRVAATLDSLRAQSRPPDEILVADGGSRPDHLKPLLEAAARDDRVRIETCPGSVAETRNLALPMSTGDVIAFLDSDEVAPPGWLEALVAPIEAGAADFTGGPTRPLREPRTRSERYVNDFDAWFYPNVVAKDPTMTPMGNSAWRRAVFDAIGNFDDRLVWGGEDYDVNLRAVAAGFRGAYVPEAWVWHDQSHLSSFRRILRRKYRYSVGATVAYLKNGVLGAKAGGAAATAARFRHPYEWANVVVKPVALVAGWLKWRRLRKVKP; via the coding sequence ATGCGCGTCACCGTCCTCGTCACCCTCCTCAACGATCCGCGGGTGGCGGCGACGCTCGACTCCCTCCGCGCGCAATCCCGCCCCCCGGACGAGATCCTCGTCGCGGACGGCGGCTCCCGGCCCGACCACCTCAAGCCGCTCCTCGAAGCCGCAGCGCGGGACGACCGCGTCCGCATCGAGACGTGCCCCGGGTCGGTCGCGGAGACGCGCAACCTCGCGCTCCCGATGTCCACGGGCGACGTGATCGCTTTCCTCGACTCGGATGAGGTCGCGCCGCCCGGATGGCTCGAAGCCCTCGTCGCCCCGATCGAGGCGGGCGCGGCGGATTTCACGGGCGGGCCGACGCGCCCCCTCCGCGAGCCCCGCACGCGATCGGAGCGCTACGTGAACGACTTCGACGCGTGGTTCTACCCGAACGTCGTCGCGAAAGACCCCACGATGACGCCGATGGGCAACTCCGCGTGGCGTCGCGCGGTGTTCGACGCGATCGGCAACTTCGACGACCGACTCGTGTGGGGCGGCGAGGACTACGACGTGAACCTCCGCGCCGTCGCCGCGGGCTTCCGCGGCGCGTACGTGCCGGAAGCGTGGGTCTGGCACGACCAGAGCCACCTCTCCTCCTTCCGCAGGATCCTGCGTCGCAAGTACCGCTATTCGGTCGGGGCGACGGTCGCCTACCTGAAGAACGGCGTCCTCGGCGCGAAGGCGGGGGGCGCGGCCGCGACCGCGGCGCGCTTCCGCCATCCGTACGAGTGGGCGAACGTCGTCGTGAAGCCCGTCGCCCTCGTCGCGGGTTGGCTGAAGTGGCGGCGCCTGAGGAAGGTGAAGCCGTGA
- a CDS encoding glycosyltransferase family 4 protein, with amino-acid sequence MAGRVLLGPMFGEFGGVSQHVRQLDRRLAHEHEAFRLPPWSVYHPVWSGLSWRFEAARRAAPDPFALALSRKARAFDLVHLHAFPFWIRAHLRKSAPRAKTVATLHQIFFEEDFSEADWPRWRAVNESVLESLKDADRVIAVAKWHVPLLRARGIEATWIPNGADVAAFAAADGARFRAKHGLDEPFYLWAAALLRYKRPNLFLDLADRYPDRRFVMMGRGVTPANLHALTGRAPPDNVLLLGEVPRADVMDAFAAARAYVLPSSRETFAIAVLEAMAAGCAVVAARGTGASDILTDGQTGFLFSPDDADDLARAADRAWDRPEVGEAARDLAERHYAWDAVVARIDALYDEVLSS; translated from the coding sequence ATGGCGGGGCGGGTCCTCCTCGGGCCGATGTTCGGCGAATTCGGGGGCGTGAGCCAGCACGTGCGGCAGCTCGACCGCCGCCTCGCCCACGAGCACGAGGCCTTCCGGCTTCCGCCCTGGTCCGTCTACCATCCCGTGTGGTCCGGCCTGTCGTGGCGCTTCGAGGCCGCCCGTCGGGCCGCTCCCGATCCCTTCGCGCTCGCGCTCTCGCGGAAGGCGCGCGCCTTCGACCTCGTGCACCTCCACGCCTTCCCGTTCTGGATCCGCGCCCACCTCAGGAAGTCGGCGCCGCGGGCGAAGACCGTCGCGACGCTCCATCAGATCTTCTTCGAGGAGGACTTCTCGGAGGCCGACTGGCCTCGATGGCGCGCGGTGAACGAGAGCGTCCTCGAATCGCTCAAGGACGCCGACCGCGTGATCGCCGTCGCGAAGTGGCACGTGCCGCTCCTCCGCGCGCGCGGCATCGAGGCGACGTGGATCCCGAACGGCGCCGACGTCGCCGCCTTCGCCGCCGCGGATGGCGCGCGCTTCCGGGCCAAGCACGGCCTCGACGAGCCGTTCTATCTCTGGGCCGCGGCGCTCCTGAGATACAAGCGCCCGAACCTCTTCCTCGACCTCGCGGACCGGTACCCCGACCGCCGGTTCGTGATGATGGGTCGCGGCGTGACCCCCGCGAACCTCCACGCGCTCACGGGCCGCGCGCCGCCCGACAACGTGCTTCTCCTGGGCGAGGTGCCGCGCGCGGACGTGATGGACGCCTTCGCGGCGGCGCGCGCGTACGTCCTTCCCTCGAGCCGCGAGACGTTCGCGATCGCGGTCCTCGAGGCGATGGCTGCAGGGTGCGCCGTGGTGGCCGCCCGGGGGACCGGAGCCTCCGACATCCTCACGGATGGGCAGACGGGGTTCCTTTTCTCCCCCGACGACGCGGACGACCTCGCCCGCGCCGCGGACCGGGCGTGGGACCGCCCCGAGGTGGGCGAAGCCGCCCGGGACCTCGCGGAGAGGCATTACGCGTGGGACGCGGTCGTCGCGCGCATCGACGCGCTCTACGACGAGGTCCTCTCCTCCTGA